The DNA segment TCCGCTATCTCGCATCGGATCGATCAGACCGGTTTTGCGAACTACACAGGAATTACCGGCAAGCGGACGACCCTTCCCCCCAAATAGCGGTACGACACCGTCCTCAGCTTTCAAAACCAACCTAGGTTTAAGTAATCAAGAGCAGCACGACCTCAACCTTAGTCCTTACTGCTCGTTCCTATTTCGAATGCATATTCAGGCAGGTTTAAAGATGGCTAAACGCAGTAAAGTTCTCGTGGATGCTTCCGTACAATGGGCTCTAGGACGTCGCATCATCATGCACTGGGCGATGTTTATCGGAGCCCTTGTTCTGGTTAACACTTTTTTACAGGTGGTCTCTTCACTTGCAGACACCTCGATTGGAACCGCAACGCTCAACGCATTGATTTCGCAAACCCCAATGCTGCTCCTGTTGTTGATCCTGATGCCAATCTTCGTTTACGACACCCTCAAACTAAGCAACCGGTTTGCCGGTCCGATCACGCGACTACGCGGAAGTATCGCTCAGCTGTCGGCGGGGGAAACGACACGTCCGCTGAAATTCCGCGATGGAGATTTCTGGCAAGAAATGGCTGACGAATTCAACGTCCTCCGAGAACGCTTGGAATCGCTGGAAGCAGAAAATCGGCGTCAATCCTCACGTTCCCACGATTCGGAGAATAGCGAATTGCAAAGCAATGAGCTGCAGGCTGCGAACTGAGAATCAGCCTCGGGAACAAGCGATTGAACATCATTTTGGCCGAAGCGTGCGCGCGTTCTCGTCGTGGAGCGGCAGCGACTTCGGCAACGTGCGCACGGTCTTCTTAGCGGCGTGGCGGAAGCCGATCCGCCCAAAAGACCGCACGTAAAATGCCAAAGCTGATGACATTAGGGTCATCCTGTTCCTCCGAGAAACAGGTGCCATGGGGCGGATAAACTTCCGTTTTCCAGCACCGAACGGCCGAGGCATTCCCGCTACGGTCGCTTTGCTTAGCTACCAGGAAATCGGTTATCATCAAGGGAATATTGCCAACCCTCAGCCCGCCTCGTACGATGCGGGCTGTTTTCTGTTTGCAAATCATTGTTTGGTACTCCCCTGGATAGGTACACGGTACGTTGGACAGCTCCCCTACGAATCTCGATCGACCGATTGCAACGCCGATCCGCGGCACCCACATCGACACGTTCATGTTTGAACGCAGCGATCAACTGGCCGCTCAAGTCGCCCAGATCATCGCTGGCGAAATCCGCCAACGGGCGGCCCTTGGTCAGCAAACGGTCATCGGTGTGGCAACGGGATCGACGCCGGCCGGTACTTATCGCGAATTGATTCGGCTGCACCGCGAAGAAGGTTTGGACCTCAGCGGCGTCGTTCTTTTTTTGCTGGGCGAGTATGTTGGCTTGCCTGCGGACAGCCCTCAAAGCCATGCCCGCTGGATCACCGAGCACCTAACGAACCACGTCAACATAGCTCCGGAAAACATCTACGTTCCCGATGTATCGGGCAGCGGTGGAGAACTGGAAGCAGCCTGCCGTCGTCACGAAGAGGCACTCGTCGCCGTTGGTGGCCTTGATTTTGCCATCTGTGGTATCGGCCGAAACGGGCACCTTGCCTTCAACGAACCGTTTAGTGTCCGCAACAGCCGAACGCGGTTGTGCACGCTCGACCCAGTCACACGCCGCGCGGCCGCGAGCGACTTCTTTGGTCTGGAGTATGTTCCGACCCACGCGGTCACCATGGGCATGGCAACCTTGATGGAAGCGCGGACCATATTGTTACTAGCCATCGGTGAACACAAAGCGAATATCGTTCAAGAAGCGTTTGAAGGGCCAGCGACCGACCGTGTCCCAGCAAGCTATTTACAGGGACACCCCGGGGCTTCGCTCTACTTGGATCTACCGGCCGCCGGATCCTTTACGGGAACCATCGCTCCATGGAGACTTGGCAACATCCACTGGACCGATGATCTGACCAAGCGAGCCGTTTTGTGGCTGTGTGAACAAACGGGAAAAGCGCTGCTCAAACTGAACGACGAAGATTTCCGGCAACATGACCTGCATCAGCTGCTGCGACATCATGGGCCCGCTCAGAAATTGGCTCATCGTGTTTTCCTGTGGATGATGGATACCATCGAATACAACCCGGCAGGTGGTCCCGAGAGAAAATGCCTCTGCTTCAGCCCCCATCCCGATGACGATGTTATCAGCATGGGTGGAACGCTTATCCGCTTGAATGAAGATGGTCACGAAACTCATATCGCGTACATGACCAGTGGCAATATTGCGGTTTTCGATCACGACGCCATGCAGATCGCCGACTTGGTGGCCGAGTACCATCGCCTGTTCGACATCGATTCGGCGGTTTCAGAACAGATCAAAAACCAGGTGGAAACGGCACTGCAGAACAAACAGCCAGGTCAGCCCGATGCACCAGAGATCCAAAAGATCAAAGGACTGATCCGTTGGTCCGAAGCACGTGCCGGAGG comes from the Roseimaritima multifibrata genome and includes:
- a CDS encoding 6-phosphogluconolactonase produces the protein MDSSPTNLDRPIATPIRGTHIDTFMFERSDQLAAQVAQIIAGEIRQRAALGQQTVIGVATGSTPAGTYRELIRLHREEGLDLSGVVLFLLGEYVGLPADSPQSHARWITEHLTNHVNIAPENIYVPDVSGSGGELEAACRRHEEALVAVGGLDFAICGIGRNGHLAFNEPFSVRNSRTRLCTLDPVTRRAAASDFFGLEYVPTHAVTMGMATLMEARTILLLAIGEHKANIVQEAFEGPATDRVPASYLQGHPGASLYLDLPAAGSFTGTIAPWRLGNIHWTDDLTKRAVLWLCEQTGKALLKLNDEDFRQHDLHQLLRHHGPAQKLAHRVFLWMMDTIEYNPAGGPERKCLCFSPHPDDDVISMGGTLIRLNEDGHETHIAYMTSGNIAVFDHDAMQIADLVAEYHRLFDIDSAVSEQIKNQVETALQNKQPGQPDAPEIQKIKGLIRWSEARAGGKYVGCLEENLHFLDLPFYRTGTINKRPVGDEDIQIIADLLRRVQPDVAFVAGDLADPHGTHRVCAQAILRAIDMMKEAGEKVPEVLLYRGAWQEYALHEIEIAVPLSPNHMDIKRKAIFMHESQKDEALFPGSDPREFWQRAEDRNRQTADSYNQLGLPEYFSMEAFTRWDGNPV